The sequence below is a genomic window from Magnetococcales bacterium.
TAAATCAAAATGAGCGGGGCTTGCTTGAATGGGCAGTCTATCCCCTGGTCAAAAAAAAAGGAACTTTCGGCACCGGAATAGATAAATTCTTGATCGGACGCACCTCGGAAAGCGATATCGTAATCCCGGATTATGCCATTTCAAAAAAACATGCGGAGATACGCATGGTTCATAAAAAGTGCTACATTAAAGACAGCGGCGCAAGAAATAAAACATCCATAAATAATGCATTGCTTGAAAAAAATATAGAGCGTCCACTGAAGGATGGAGACATGTTAAAATTTGGCCGATATAAATTTTATTTTAAAGATTCACAGGGCATCTATGAATTACTCAATCCGGAATTTTGATTCTATTTTTTTGTCAACCCATCAAGATTGATGGTTATTTCCAAATCGGCATTCTGGAGCTGAACCGATACCGTCCTGGTCTGATATCCCTCTTTTGCAACAGAGACCTGATAGGAATCGGGCGGTAAAAAAATTCCAGGTTCATATTTTTGTTTAATATTCAGGATGCGGACCACTGCCCCTTGCGGCTGGGTTTTGATGGTAAGCCGATGTTGACGTTCCGGCTTTTCGGTCTTTCCCACCACTCCATTCAATGTTGAGCTTTCTCCCGGCATTGATGCGGAAGTCGGCGTTGTGCCGGATGGCAAAGAACCCGGTACGCTGTTGACAGCGGAAGTCGGCGTTGTGCTGGCTGGCAAAGAACCCGGTACGCTGTTGACAGTAGAAGTCGGCATTGTGCCGGCTGGCAAAGAACCCGGTACGCTGTTGACAGCAGAAGTCGGCGTTGTGCCGGCTGTTGAAGAACCCGGCACGCTGTTGACAGCGGTTGAAACCGAGCCATGATAAAATATGCGCTCTCCCGTTCCAAACATTGCGGCGCCAAGGAACATGGAAAGCAGGGAGAGCACCCAACAAAACCGTCCCTTGGTAAGTTCACACCTGATTTTCTCCGAAAATGATCGTATCTCAGGCTGGATTTTGTTGCCACCTGGTGTGGGCGCACCCACGTTCATGCGCAGTTTGGTCAACCACGCTTCAAGATCTTGCGGACGTTGCGACCTGTCCAGTTTCAACGACCAGTCGATGGCTTCCAGCAGACGCAGAGAGAAATTTCCTTTGGCCAAAGAGACCGCACTCGGCAAAGGATCGGGCCGATTCTCGACAATGGCACGATTTCTTTCCTGGGGATTGATCGAACGTTTGCCGGTGACGATCAAATACAATACCGAGCCAAGAGAAAAAATATCCGACCAGGGGCCCTGTTCCCCGTCAGGAGCAAGTTGTTCTGGAGGAGCGTAAGCGGGCGTCCCCATGCTGGTCAACTTTTTTCCCTGTGTCATCATGGATTGCCGGGCCGCCCCAAAATCCAGTAATACAGGAACCCCGTTCGGTCGAATCAAAATATTGCCGGGCTTGATATCCCGATGAATGACACCCTCTTTATGTACATGCATGAGTCCATCGCAGAGATGGCGAATAAAAATAAACACATCTTTTTCGCTCATCAATTCTTTTTTTGACAGGGCATGAAGTTGCTTTTTCAAAAAGACATCCAGCGTTTCTCCTTCTTCATAGTCCATGACCATGTAGGCTGTGCCATTGGCCTTGAAAAATCTTTTTACTTTTACAATATTTGCATGATTGAATTTGGCCAGGGTTTTTGCTTCCAGCAAAAACCGGTTCATTCCCCACCTGAACATTTTCTCATCGGTGGGGTCCAAATTCACAGCCACCTGGTCACGCACCTGACCGTTCAGGCTGGAACCTGAAAAAACATCTTTCAAGAAACGTTTCACTCCCCATGAGGATGACTTGTCTTGGGCATCCGTTTGCACCAGCACCCGGGCATTGTCCTGACGGGTCACGATAGACCTTGGAAAAAATTCCTTTATGGCCAATCTTTGGTCCAGATTCGTATCACGCACAAGATAAGTTATGCCAAATCCACCCTGACCGATAACACGCTCAATTTGATATTCATGAAGTTGGTATTTGATTGGAAGATGCATGAAGTGAGTCCGTTATGATTGAAATTCATGTGGTGTCAGGCGTTGACCTGATCTATTTGAATACAGCGCGTTCGGGACAGCCAACGTCATTTTCAGATCATACCGCAGCGTCTTGCATGCCAACTCGTAAGTGAACTCAAAACGCTGTATGACACCATCTTGCACGATGGAGCCGGCAGGGCGTTCACGCAAAACGGCCTCACCCTCGGCAAGTCGCTCAATGGCACGCACAAACGATGTGAGATCCAGACCCATAACCCAAACTCCATCGTAACTATTCAGCACCCGACCACGAATCGGGGTCCAGGGGGCTGGCTCCCTGGCAGGTCCAGGACAGAGTCCTGGTGGGGTTCGGGGCGAAGCCCTGACAAAGGCTTTCATATCCAGGCTTTTTTTGAAAGGGTGCCGAATAGTTACACTCCATCATGCACTCGATCAACTTCCGGGCTGAAATTCAGGTCACTGTTCAGAACCCTTCCAAGGGAGGCCAAGCCGGCGCTCGTCAATAATACGCCCGGTCAAAATCGACCGGGGGAGGTTCTTCACCCGGGGAAGATCGATAGGGGGAGGTTTGCGGGCCTTCGTTATCCTTGAAGGCTTCGTAGACAATGCGTTGCGCATGCGGCCCGGGTGGATGACCAGTGTTGGGATCGACGGCTTCGAGGTGGATGCCGCTGGGGATCGGGAAGTCGGTGGCAGGACGGTTGGCCAGGGCGGCCCGCATGAAGTCGATCCAGATGGGCAGGGCGGCATGGGCGCCGGTTTCGCGTTGCCCCAGGGTGGAGTTGTCATCGTTGCCGACCCAAACCCCGGTGACCAGGGAGGGGCTGAACCCCACAAACCAGGCATCCCGCATGTCGTTGGTGGTACCGGTTTTGCCGGCCAGGGGACGTTTCAACACCGTAGCCTGGTGGCCGGTGCCGTTGGTGATCACCCCTTTCAACATGCTGGTAATCTGATAGGAGGTCTCCTTGGAGAGCTTCCGTCCACCAAACATGGGATGTTCCCGGCCATCCGCACCCTCGGCCAGGGCATCACGGGTGGGCTCCTGGTGGCAGAGCAGGCAGTCGCCCCCGCTGTGGCGCTGGATGGTCCGGCCATAACGATCCTGGACGCGGGAGATGTAGACCGGCGGAATCAGCTTGCCGCCATTGGCAAAAACCCCATAGGCGGAGGTGATCTTCAAGGGGGTGAAACCAACCGTGCCCAGGGCGATGGAGAGATCCCAACGCGAGTCGGGAATGGTCAACCCAAACCGGGAGATGGTGGCGACCGCATCGTTCAGGCCAATATTCTTCAGCAAGCGAATGGTCACCAGGTTGCGGGAGTGCTCCAAGGCAACACGCAGGGTGGTCGGACCATAATATTTGCGTTCATAGTTCTCCGGGCGCCACACTTTTTGTTCACCGGTGTCCGGGTCGCGATAGGTCAGGGGCATCGGGCTGTCATCGATCAGCGAGGCCGGGGTGTAACCCTTCTCCAAGGCTGAGGCATAGATGAACGGCTTGAAGGATGAGCCGGGTTGGCGTTGGCTTTGGGTAGCCCGGTTGAACTCGCTGCGCTGATAATCGTACCCCCCCACCATGGCCAAAATCTCTCCGGTATGCGGGTCGAGAGCGACCAGCGCCCCTTCGGCCTCCGGATCCTGTGCCAATTTGTAAATGTCACCTTTGTTGGCAGGTGGTTCAAGAAAAACGACATCCCCCGCCTTGATGGCATCCTGTATGCGTTTGACAGGGTTGCCGGGGAGCTTGAAATCGGACTTCAGGCGCATCCGCACCCATTTCATCCCCTCCATGGTCAGGGGAACTTCCTGGCCATCCACCAACTGGACCCGGGCCTGGGCACCATTCGCCGCCAGCCTGGTCACCAACCCCTTGAGATAGATCCCCACCTGTTCCCGGTCCGGACGCGGTTGGACCTTGGCCCGCTCCTCCACCAGCCAGGCCTGGATGGAAGCCGCATCCACCTTTTCCAGGTGGACTGCGGGCGCACGGTAACCATGGCGGCGGTCATACTCGATCAAACCGCGTCGCACCGCCGCCTGAGCGGCCCGCTGCAAGCGGGGATCCAGGGTGGTGTAGACATCGAGTCCACCCCTTTGCAAATGTTGCACCCCCCACTCGGCGCGGATGGTCCGGCGTACATGTTCTAGGAAATAGGGGGCCACCTGCTCCAGGGGAATTTGCGGGCGGGCCAGGCCAAACGATTTTTCGCTGGCCTCCTTCGCCTGCTCGGCGGTCACCATGCCCAGCTCCACCATGCGGTTCAGAACCAGCTTTTGCCGGGCGCGGGAGGCCTCCGGATGGCGCCAGGGATCCAGGCTGCTCGGGGCCTTGGGCAACCCGGCCAACAAGGCCATCTGGCCAAGATCCAGTTCGGAGACATCGCGGTCGAAATAAATACGTGCGGCAGCTCCGACACCATAGGCCCCGGCGCCCAGATAGATCTGGTTGACGTAGAGTTCGAGGATTTCATTCTTGCTGAACCGCTCCTCGATACGCAGAGCCAAAAGGATCTCCTTGACTTTCCGTTTGAGGGTCCGTTCCGAGCTCAGCAAAAAGGTTTTGGCCACCTGCTGGGTGATGGTGGAGGCCCCTTGCGTCACCCGCCCGGACTTGAGATTGGCCACGATCGCCCGGGCAAACCCGACCGGATCGACGCCCGGGTGGAGATAAAACCGGGAATCCTCGATCGCCAGGAAGGCCTGGATCAACATTTGCGGCACTTCACCACTCGGCACGAATTGGCGGCGTTCGAGAAAAAACTCTCCCAAAAGCTGATAATCCCGGGCATAGACCCGGGTCACCAGGCTTGGGTGGTAATCGGCCAGGCTGTTCAGGGTCGGCAAATCCCGCGAATAGCGTTTGTACAGGGCGAAACCGTAACCCGCCACGCCAAGGGAGATGAGCAGGAGCAGCAAAAAAAACCGCATGATCCACCCTTTTTTCTTGGGCGGTTTGACTCTTGCGGGTTTAACTTTACTGGTCGATCTGGTAGCGGCCATGAGGTATCAAGAGGTCGGTCTGCTCGGAGCCTGGAATCCTGCGACGCTGCGCAACCCGGCGGGCCACCGCCGATGGCGGGGAGAATCCGGGAAGATCAGGTTGACGGGATCATCCGCTGTGGTCCATGCTGGAGGGATTCCGTACCGCATCATCATCACACATATCACGCACCTTGACAAAGGAACCGGTTGCCATGCGCCCTTCCACCACGCTCTCCCTTGATCTCGGTCCTCGCAGTTATGACATCGTCATCGGCCACAATCTGCTGGGACAAATCGGTTCCCTGGTCAAGCCCCTGGCTCCGGGCCGGCAGGTGGCGGTGGTGACATCGACCGTCGTGGCCCCCCTGTACCTGAAACCGGTCGCCACGGCTCTGGCGGAAGCAGGCTTCACTGTCCTGCCCATCATCCTCCCTGATGGCGAAGAATACAAGGAGTGGCCAACCCTGCACATGATCTTCGACGCCCTGATTGAAAACCGCTTTGAACGGTCCACCATGCTGGTGGCCCTCG
It includes:
- a CDS encoding FHA domain-containing protein; this encodes MQNGMTGDKNMAVFSLAKFFQQAQATTNLKSDRDRPIPDIQKAMLDSGRIEFAQLATWVGTYEKKQFVSMFPMPFLAGSSVVQGVLSTLSHQEITKLFEEKRDAVRVNQNERGLLEWAVYPLVKKKGTFGTGIDKFLIGRTSESDIVIPDYAISKKHAEIRMVHKKCYIKDSGARNKTSINNALLEKNIERPLKDGDMLKFGRYKFYFKDSQGIYELLNPEF
- a CDS encoding PBP1A family penicillin-binding protein, whose translation is MRFFLLLLLISLGVAGYGFALYKRYSRDLPTLNSLADYHPSLVTRVYARDYQLLGEFFLERRQFVPSGEVPQMLIQAFLAIEDSRFYLHPGVDPVGFARAIVANLKSGRVTQGASTITQQVAKTFLLSSERTLKRKVKEILLALRIEERFSKNEILELYVNQIYLGAGAYGVGAAARIYFDRDVSELDLGQMALLAGLPKAPSSLDPWRHPEASRARQKLVLNRMVELGMVTAEQAKEASEKSFGLARPQIPLEQVAPYFLEHVRRTIRAEWGVQHLQRGGLDVYTTLDPRLQRAAQAAVRRGLIEYDRRHGYRAPAVHLEKVDAASIQAWLVEERAKVQPRPDREQVGIYLKGLVTRLAANGAQARVQLVDGQEVPLTMEGMKWVRMRLKSDFKLPGNPVKRIQDAIKAGDVVFLEPPANKGDIYKLAQDPEAEGALVALDPHTGEILAMVGGYDYQRSEFNRATQSQRQPGSSFKPFIYASALEKGYTPASLIDDSPMPLTYRDPDTGEQKVWRPENYERKYYGPTTLRVALEHSRNLVTIRLLKNIGLNDAVATISRFGLTIPDSRWDLSIALGTVGFTPLKITSAYGVFANGGKLIPPVYISRVQDRYGRTIQRHSGGDCLLCHQEPTRDALAEGADGREHPMFGGRKLSKETSYQITSMLKGVITNGTGHQATVLKRPLAGKTGTTNDMRDAWFVGFSPSLVTGVWVGNDDNSTLGQRETGAHAALPIWIDFMRAALANRPATDFPIPSGIHLEAVDPNTGHPPGPHAQRIVYEAFKDNEGPQTSPYRSSPGEEPPPVDFDRAYY
- a CDS encoding nucleotidyltransferase substrate binding protein, whose amino-acid sequence is MGLDLTSFVRAIERLAEGEAVLRERPAGSIVQDGVIQRFEFTYELACKTLRYDLKMTLAVPNALYSNRSGQRLTPHEFQS
- a CDS encoding protein kinase, which encodes MHLPIKYQLHEYQIERVIGQGGFGITYLVRDTNLDQRLAIKEFFPRSIVTRQDNARVLVQTDAQDKSSSWGVKRFLKDVFSGSSLNGQVRDQVAVNLDPTDEKMFRWGMNRFLLEAKTLAKFNHANIVKVKRFFKANGTAYMVMDYEEGETLDVFLKKQLHALSKKELMSEKDVFIFIRHLCDGLMHVHKEGVIHRDIKPGNILIRPNGVPVLLDFGAARQSMMTQGKKLTSMGTPAYAPPEQLAPDGEQGPWSDIFSLGSVLYLIVTGKRSINPQERNRAIVENRPDPLPSAVSLAKGNFSLRLLEAIDWSLKLDRSQRPQDLEAWLTKLRMNVGAPTPGGNKIQPEIRSFSEKIRCELTKGRFCWVLSLLSMFLGAAMFGTGERIFYHGSVSTAVNSVPGSSTAGTTPTSAVNSVPGSLPAGTMPTSTVNSVPGSLPASTTPTSAVNSVPGSLPSGTTPTSASMPGESSTLNGVVGKTEKPERQHRLTIKTQPQGAVVRILNIKQKYEPGIFLPPDSYQVSVAKEGYQTRTVSVQLQNADLEITINLDGLTKK